The Desulfovibrio fairfieldensis sequence AAAAATTTTTTGTCTGCGCACTGCTGGCTTCGCTGCTGGCCGCCGTGCCCGCCTTTGCCAAAAAGAGCTACGTAAACGGCATTGACCCCAACTACCCGCCCTTTGCCTACATGGATGAAAAGACCGGCCAGGCCGCCGGTTTTGACGTGGATTCCCTGAACTGGATCGCCAAGACCATGGGCGTGGAAATCACCCATAAACCCATGGCCTGGGACGGCATTATTCCGGCCCTGCTGGCAAAACAGATCGACATGGTCGGCTCCGGCATGAGCATCACGCCGGAACGCTCCAAGATGGTGCAGTTCTCCGATCCCTACTGGACCGTTTCGCGCGTTTTTCTGGTGCCCGCCGATTCCAAGCTGACGCCTGAAGACATCCTGAGCCAGAAGATCAAGCTGGGCGTGCAGCGCGGCACTTCCGAAGCCAACGCCATCAAGCAGGAGCAGCAGGAAAAGGGGTATCCCTTTGAACTGCGCTTCTATGAATCCGCGCCTCTGGCCGTGGAAGACCTGCTCAACGGCCGCATCCAGGCCGCGCTCATGGACGAACTGCCCGCCGACGACGCCATCACCAAGGGCCGCGCCGTGAAAAAGGCCGGCACCCACGGCAAGCCCGACGGCTTCGGCGTGGCTCTGCGCAAGGACGACAAAGAGTTGCGCGCCCTGATCGACGAAGGCTACCGCAAGCTCATGGCCGATCCGTACTGGAAGGAACTGCAGAAAAAGTATCTGAACAAGTAAGCGGAGGCGGCCCGGCCGCCTTCGACATTCGTTCCCGCGTCCTGCCGTGACAACGCGACACGGCGCGGACCGCCGGGCTTTTCCGGCGGTCCGCGTTGCGCGGTGATTTGACTGCAAATTTTCTGCCCGGCGCTGCCCATGAATTCACTGACCGTCGTTTTCAACGCCCTGCCCGCCATCCTGGCCGGAAGTTTCGTGACCATCGGCAACGTGACCGCGTCCTTGGCCATGGGGCTGGTGCTGGGCGTGCCGCTGGCCGTGGGCCAGGTCTACGGCGGCCCGTGGCTGCGTCGGCTGGTGGCGCTGTACGTCTGGTTTTTCCGGGGCGTGCCCATTCTGGTGCTGCTTTTTCTCTGCTACGGCCTGTTCATCAGCTTGGGCCTGCCTGCCGATCCCTTTCTGATCTGCTGCCTGGTGCTCGGCTGTACCAGTACGGCTTATCAGTCCCAGATTTTCCGCGGGGCCATCGAAAGTCTGCCCCAAGGGCAGCTCAAGGCGGCGCGCGCCTTGGGCATGAATGATTTCACGGGCATCCGCTGCATTGTTCTGCCCCAGGCCCTGCGCCTGTCCATCCCCGGCTGGGCCAACGAATTTTCCATTCTGCTCAAGGACTCGGCCATCTGCTACGTCCTGGGCACTCAGGACATCATGGCCCGCACCTCCTTTGTGGCCGCGCGCACCCACGAGCATCTGGCGCTCTACGCCGCGGCGGGTCTGATCTATTTCGTGCTGACGCTGGTGGTGCTCAAACTGCTGCGCCGCCTGGAAGACAACGTCCATGTGCCGGGCTATTCCACGGGAATGGGCATGGAAGGCATGGGAGCGGGGTAAGCCATGTGCGCAGAACAGGAAGTGGTATTGCGGGTTGAGGGTATCTCCAAGCAATTGGGCGGCAGGCCTATTCTGGACAATTGCTCGCTGACGGTCCGCCGGGGCGAGCTCAAGGTGCTTATCGGTCCCTCGGGCGCGGGCAAGAGCACGCTTCTGCAGTGCATCGACTGCCTGATTCCGCCGGATTCCGGTGAAATCTGGCTGGAGGGCGAACGCCTGGAGATGCGCGACAAGCGCAAGCTCTGCGCCTTCCGCGCCCAGGTGGGGATGATCTTTCAGGATTTCAATCTCTTCGACCACCTCACGGCCGAGGAAAATGTGGCTATCGCCCTGCGCAAGGTGCGCGGCATGTCCCGCAGGGACGCCAAGGCCCGCGCCCTGGAAGAACTGGGCCGCGTGGGCCTGGCCCGGCGCGCCCTGCTCTACCCGGCCCAGCTTTCGGGCGGCCAGAAGCAGCGCGTTGCCATCGCACGGGCCCTGGCCATGGACCCTAAAGTCATTCTGCTGGACGAGCCCACCTCGGCCCTGGACCCGGAGCTGGTGGGCGAAGTGCTGGCCGTGATCCGGGATCTGGCGCGCGGCGGCATGACCATGATCATGGCTACCCACCAGATGGATTTCGCCCGGGCCCTGGCCACGGAAATCCTGTTCATGGAGCGCGGCAGAATCATTGAACAGGGCATTCCGGACGACCTGCTGGCCGAGGGTTCGGCCACGCGCACCCGTGATTTCTGCGCCCGCCTTCTGGAAATGGGGGCCTAGAGAGATATTACGCCGCCTGCGGCGGCGCGCAGGTCCTTACGGGTTTGCGAATTGTAAACATTCCGAGCATAGGTATGCTCTCGATTTTCGCAGGATCGTCAGCGAAAAAACATGGTTTTTCGCTGACTCACGGCGGCTGCGCCGCCGCAAAACCCTACTGGTTTTGTGTGTCTGATTTGAAAAATCAGACACTAGCCACCGGGAACACGCATGTTGGATACGGTCTTTTTCAGCCATGAGCTGCTGCCCGCCCTGAACAGGGGGCTGCTGGTCTCCCTTGCCCTGATCATCCCCGCCGGTAGTCTGGGCTTTGTGGGCGGCGTGCTCATCGGCTGCATGCGCACGTTCGGCCCGCGCTGGCTGCGCCGCCTGGGCGACTGGTACACCGCCATCCTGCGCGGCGTGCCCCTGGCCGTGCAATTAATGATGATCTACTACGCCCTGCCCAAGCTGGGCATCTATTTCGCGCCCTACGGCGCGGCCCTGACTTCCTTCATCCTCTGCACGGCGGCCTATCAGTCGGAATATATACGCGGGGCCCTGCTTTCCATCCGCCAGGGACAGATCCGCGCGGCCCAGGCCCTGGGCTTCAGCACCTGGCAGACCGTGGCCTGGATCGTTGTGCCCCAGGCCGCCCGCCGGGCCCTGCCCGGCTGCGGCAATGAAATCATCTATCTGATCAAGTACAGCTCCCTGGCCTATCTGGTGACCTGCATGGAACTGATGGGCGAAGGCAAGGTGGTGGCCTCGGACACCTTCCGCTTCACCGAAGTCTTCATCA is a genomic window containing:
- a CDS encoding amino acid ABC transporter permease, yielding MLDTVFFSHELLPALNRGLLVSLALIIPAGSLGFVGGVLIGCMRTFGPRWLRRLGDWYTAILRGVPLAVQLMMIYYALPKLGIYFAPYGAALTSFILCTAAYQSEYIRGALLSIRQGQIRAAQALGFSTWQTVAWIVVPQAARRALPGCGNEIIYLIKYSSLAYLVTCMELMGEGKVVASDTFRFTEVFITVGAYYLIMVTLATWLLRWLEKRFHVPGFGAR
- a CDS encoding amino acid ABC transporter permease, which encodes MNSLTVVFNALPAILAGSFVTIGNVTASLAMGLVLGVPLAVGQVYGGPWLRRLVALYVWFFRGVPILVLLFLCYGLFISLGLPADPFLICCLVLGCTSTAYQSQIFRGAIESLPQGQLKAARALGMNDFTGIRCIVLPQALRLSIPGWANEFSILLKDSAICYVLGTQDIMARTSFVAARTHEHLALYAAAGLIYFVLTLVVLKLLRRLEDNVHVPGYSTGMGMEGMGAG
- a CDS encoding ABC transporter substrate-binding protein gives rise to the protein MKKFFVCALLASLLAAVPAFAKKSYVNGIDPNYPPFAYMDEKTGQAAGFDVDSLNWIAKTMGVEITHKPMAWDGIIPALLAKQIDMVGSGMSITPERSKMVQFSDPYWTVSRVFLVPADSKLTPEDILSQKIKLGVQRGTSEANAIKQEQQEKGYPFELRFYESAPLAVEDLLNGRIQAALMDELPADDAITKGRAVKKAGTHGKPDGFGVALRKDDKELRALIDEGYRKLMADPYWKELQKKYLNK
- a CDS encoding amino acid ABC transporter ATP-binding protein — protein: MCAEQEVVLRVEGISKQLGGRPILDNCSLTVRRGELKVLIGPSGAGKSTLLQCIDCLIPPDSGEIWLEGERLEMRDKRKLCAFRAQVGMIFQDFNLFDHLTAEENVAIALRKVRGMSRRDAKARALEELGRVGLARRALLYPAQLSGGQKQRVAIARALAMDPKVILLDEPTSALDPELVGEVLAVIRDLARGGMTMIMATHQMDFARALATEILFMERGRIIEQGIPDDLLAEGSATRTRDFCARLLEMGA